A single genomic interval of Oryza sativa Japonica Group chromosome 7, ASM3414082v1 harbors:
- the LOC4343796 gene encoding eukaryotic translation initiation factor 5A, protein MSDSEEHHFESKADAGASKTYPQQAGTIRKNGYIVIKNRPCKVVEVSTSKTGKHGHAKCHFVAIDIFNGKKLEDIVPSSHNCDVPHVNRTEYQLIDISEDGFVSLLTESGNTKDDLRLPTDDSLLGQIKTGFGEGKDLVVTVMSAMGEEQICALKDIGPK, encoded by the exons ATGTCGGACTCTGAGGAGCACCATTTCGAGTCGAAGGCCGACGCTGGGGCGTCCAAGACCTATCCCCAGCAGGCCGGAACCATCCGCAAGAATGGGTATATTGTTATCAAGAACCGCCCCTGCAAG GTGGTGGAGGTTTCTACCTCGAAGACTGGTAAGCACGGTCATGCCAAGTGTCACTTTGTTGCCATAGATATATTCAATGGTAAAAAGCTTGAGGATATTGTTCCTTCGTCCCACAACTGTGAT GTTCCACATGTGAACCGCACAGAGTACCAGCTGATTGACATATCAGAGGATGGATTC GTGAGCCTTCTTACTGAGAGTGGTAACACTAAGGATGATCTTAGACTCCCAACTGATGACAGTCTCCTGGGTCAG ATCAAGACTGGATTTGGTGAAGGCAAGGATCTTGTTGTGACTGTCATGTCCGCCATGGGGGAGGAGCAGATCTGTGCGCTGAAGGACATTGGCCCCAAGTAA
- the LOC4343797 gene encoding probable mitochondrial saccharopine dehydrogenase-like oxidoreductase At5g39410 — MATPPPPPAPTPEVFDVVIFGASGFTGRYVIREALKFLPPSSSPLRSLALAGRSRDRVAAALRWAAGPGGAAPDLPILVADASDPASLAALAARARVVLSCAGPFRLHGRQVAAACAAAGADCLDISGEPEFMERVEAEFHEAAAKNGSLIISACGFDSIPAELGFLFHSRQWAPPSVPVTVQAYLSLESDKRIVGNFGTYESAVLGVANAGELQALRRSRPRRPRPNIPGPPPPKGSLVEHDKALGLWTIKLPSADTVVVKRTLSTVTQHPEGLPGVEESTDFAEHRKSFWSSVKPAHFGVKLTSKSLLGIAQFIFTGLCIGLLGGFSFGRSLLLKFPSFFSAGWFRKSGPTEEQVSSASFKMWFVGRGYSDAARASDRGSKPDKEIITRVSGPEIGYITTPIVLVQCALVLLSQRGNLPKGGVYTPGAVFGPTDIQQRLQENGLSFDLVSTRTL; from the exons atggcgacgccgccgccgccgccggcgccgacgccggagGTGTTCGACGTCGTCATCTTCGGGGCTTCGGGGTTCACCGGAAGGTACGTCATCCGCGAGGCGCTCAAGTTCCTGCCCCCGTCGTCGTCCCCGCTCCGCTCGCTCGCGCTCGCCGGCCGCAGCCGCGACcgtgtcgccgccgcgctccgctgGGCGGCGGGGCCCGGGGGGGCGGCGCCCGACCTGCCGATCCTCGTCGCGGACGCCTCCGACCCGGCGTCCCTCGCCGCGCtcgcggcgcgggcgcgcgtCGTGCTGTCCTGCGCGGGCCCCTTCCGCCTCCACGGCAGGCAGGTCGCGgcggcctgcgccgccgcgggggcCGACTGCCTCGACATCTCCGGGGAGCCCGAGTTCATGGAGCGCGTCGAGGCGGAGTTCCACGAGGCCGCCGCCAAGAACGGGTCGCTGATCATCTCGGCCTGCGGGTTTGACTCCATCCCCGCGGAGCTCGGGTTCTTGTTCCACTCCAGGCAGTGGGCGCCGCCGTCCGTGCCGGTGACTGTGCAGGCGTACCTGAGCCTGGAGTCGGACAAGAGGATCGTCGGGAACTTCGGGACGTACGAGTCGGCCGTGCTCGGTGTGGCCAACGCCGGTGAACTTCAGGCGCTGCGCCGGTCGCGGCCAAGGCGACCCAGGCCCAAT ATTCCAGGCCCTCCACCTCCCAAAGGATCTCTGGTTGAACATGACAAGGCACTGGGATTGTGGACTATAAAGTTACCTTCTGCAGACACAGTGGTTGTGAAGAGAACCCTATCAACAGTGACACAGCATCCTGAGGGCCTTCCTGGGGTGGAAGAATCCACGGATTTCGCTGAGCATAGGAAGAGCTTCTGGTCTTCTGTTAAACCAGCGCATTTCGGAGTGAAGCTCACCTCCAAATCCTTGCTGGGCATTGCGCAGTTCATCTTCACTGGACTCTGCATCGGCCTGCTGGGAGGTTTCTCCTTTGGCAGGTCCCTCCTACTAAAATTCCCCTCATTCTTCTCCGCTGGTTGGTTCAGGAAGAGCGGACCGACGGAGGAACAGGTGAGCAGCGCCTCGTTCAAGATGTGGTTCGTCGGGCGTGGCTACAGCGACGCGGCTCGTGCATCGGACCGCGGGAGCAAGCCTGACAAGGAGATCATCACGAGGGTTTCGGGACCAGAGATCGGCTACATCACAACCCCGATCGTCCTGGTCCAATGCGCCCTCGTCCTGCTGAGCCAGCGAGGGAACCTACCTAAGGGCGGGGTGTACACACCGGGTGCCGTTTTCGGCCCTACCGATATCCAGCAGCGCCTCCAGGAGAATGGCCTGTCGTTCGACCTTGTCTCAACTAGGACACTGTGA
- the LOC4343798 gene encoding probable LRR receptor-like serine/threonine-protein kinase At1g74360 produces the protein MSPLLLGFLCLLLFAGQVAVVASDDDREVLVELKRFLQANNRFNRGEYDRWPESDASPCRWAGVTCDGRGRVTALDLSGSAISGAAFGNFSRLTALTWLDLSDNGIGGELPAGDLAQCRGLVHLNLSHNLIAGGLDVSGLTKLRTLDVSGNRFVGGAAASFVPAACGDLAVLNVSGNGFTGDITGLFDGCPKLEYIDLSTNNFTGELWPGIARFTQFNVAENNLTGGVPAATFPGGCKLRSLDLSANHFAGEFPDSIASCSNLTYLSLWGNGFAGKISAGIGELAGLETLILGKNRFDRRIPPELTNCTSLQFLDMSTNAFGGDMQGILGEFVTLKYLVLHHNNYTGGIVSSGVLRLPLLARLDLSFNQFSGELPLEVADMKSLKYLMLPANSFSGGIPPEYGRLAELQALDLSYNGLTGRIPASIGNLTSLLWLMLAGNQLSGEIPPEIGNCSSLLWLNLADNRLTGRIPPEMAEIGRNPAPTFEKNRKDVSVLAGSGECQAMRRWIPATYPPFNFVYTVMTRENCRSIWDRLLKGYGIIPICTNSSSPVRSNTISGYVQLSGNKLSGEIPSQIGAMRNLSLLHLDNNQLTGRLPPAISHLPLVVLNVSNNSISGGIPPEIGHILCLEILDLAYNNFSGELPASLGNLTGLNKFNVSYNPLLSGDVPTTGQLGTFDELSFLGDPLITLQDRGPRRQRAPQAAIRGRGMSPRTIALWFVFSLIIAFIAGTVVFIMANLRARFPVDQDPDPESLSCENPKCGGGGGGGGKCGAFHMSATSSPPSGCSSSCVTGCSSSSEGVKVFRLDKTAFTYRDIVAATSGFSDDRVVGRGGYGVVYRGVLPDGRDVAVKKLARLRDCGGGGGGEDSGEREFRAEMEVLADRMGFTWPHPNLVTLYGWCLAGSAKILVYEYLDGGNLESLIGDHAAFGRRRRLDAAIGVARALVFLHHECRPAVVHRDVKASNVLLGRDGGVKVTDFGLARVVRPGDTHVSTMVAGTVGYVAPEYGQTWRATTKGDVYSYGVLLMELATGRRAVDGGEEECLVEWSRRMAQEGWPAREAAASSGAVLWDMLMLGMRCTADSPQERPDMPDVLAALLDIAGSGGGGE, from the exons ATGTCTCCCCTGCTTCTTGGATTCCTCTGCTTACTCCTCTTCGCAG GTCAGGTGGCGGTGGTAGCCAGCGACGACGACAGGGAGGTGCTCGTCGAGCTGAAGAGGTTTCTTCAGGCGAACAACAGGTTCAACCGGGGGGAGTATGACCGGTGGCCGGAGTCCGACGCGTCGCCGTGCCGGTGGGCCGGCGTGACCTGCGACGGGCGCGGCCGCGTCACGGCGCTCGACCTCTCCGGCTCGGCCATCAGCGGCGCCGCGTTCGGCAACTTCTCCCGGCTCACGGCGCTCACGTGGCTCGACCTCTCCGACAACGGcatcggcggcgagctccccgccGGCGACCTCGCCCAATGCCGCGGCCTCGTGCACCTCAACCTGTCGCACAACCTCATCGCCGGGGGGCTCGACGTCTCCGGCCTGACCAAGCTGCGCACGCTCGACGTGTCCGGGAACCGGTTcgtgggcggcgccgcggcgagcttcgtcccggcggcgtgcggcgaccTCGCCGTGCTCAACGTCTCCGGCAACGGCTTCACCGGCGACATCACCGGCCTCTTCGACGGCTGCCCCAAGCTCGAGTACATCGACCTCAGCACCAACAACTTCACTGGCGAGCTATGGCCGGGCATCGCGAGGTTCACGCAGTTCAACGTCGCCGAGAACAACCTcaccggcggcgtcccggcagcCACGTTCCCCGGCGGCTGCAAGCTCAGGTCTCTAGACCTCTCCGCGAACCACTTCGCCGGAGAATTCCCGGACTCCATCGCAAGCTGCTCGAACCTGACGTACCTGTCGCTGTGGGGGAACGGTTTCGCCGGCAAGATATCCGCCGGGATCGGGGAGCTCGCCGGACTCGAGACGCTGATCCTTGGTAAGAACCGATTCGATCGCCGGATTCCGCCGGAGCTGACGAACTGCACGTCGCTGCAGTTCTTGGACATGAGCACCAACGCGTTCGGCGGCGACATGCAGGGGATCCTCGGCGAGTTCGTGACGTTGAAGTACCTCGTGTTGCACCACAACAACTACACCGGCGGCATCGTCTCCTCCGGCGTGCTCCGGCTGCCGCTGCTCGCAAGGCTCGACCTCAGCTTCAACCAgttctccggcgagctcccccTCGAGGTGGCCGACATGAAGAGCCTCAAGTACCTGATGCTCCCGGCGAATAGCTTCTCCGGTGGGATCCCGCCGGAGTACGGCCGCCTCGCCGAGCTCCAGGCGCTGGACTTGTCGTACAACGGCCTCACCGGCAGGATACCGGCGAGCATCGGGAACCTCACGTCGCTGCTCTGGCTGATGCTCGCCGGGAACCAGCTCTCCGGCGAGATACCGCCGGAGATCGGCAACTGCAGCAGCTTGCTCTGGCTGAACCTGGCCGACAACCGGTTGACCGGCAGGATCCCGCCGGAGATGGCAGAGATAGGGAGGAACCCCGCGCCGACGTTCGAGAAGAACCGGAAGGATGTCAGCGTGCTCGCCGGCTCCGGCGAGTGCCAGGCCATGAGGCGGTGGATTCCGGCGACCTACCCGCCGTTCAACTTCGTGTACACGGTGATGACGCGGGAGAATTGCCGCAGCATATGGGATCGCCTCCTCAAGGGCTACGGGATCATCCCGATCTGCACCaactcgtcgtcgccggtgaggtCGAACACGATCTCCGGCTACGTGCAGCTCTCCGGCAACAAGCTCTCCGGCGAGATACCATCCCAGATCGGCGCAATGCGGAACCTCAGCCTGCTCCACCTCGACAACAACCAGCTCACGGgccggctgccgccggcgaTCAGCCACCTGCCGCTCGTCGTGCTGAACGTCTCGAACAACAGCATCTCCGGCGGGATCCCGCCGGAGATCGGCCACATCCTGTGCCTCGAGATACTCGACCTGGCGTACAACAacttctccggcgagctcccggCGAGCCTCGGCAACCTGACCGGCCTGAACAAGTTCAACGTGTCGTACAACCCGCTCCTCTCCGGCGACGTCCCGACCACCGGCCAGCTCGGGACCTTCGACGAGCTCTCCTTCCTCGGCGACCCCCTCATCACGTTGCAGGATCGAGGCCCTCGCCGGCAGAGAGCGCCACAGGCCGCCATTAGAGGGCGCGGGATGTCTCCGAGAACCATCGCGCTGTGGTTCGTCTTCTCCCTCATCATCGCCTTCATCGCCGGCACGGTGGTGTTCATCATGGCCAACCTGCGGGCGAGGTTTCCGGTGGACCAGGACCCGGACCCCGAGTCGCTCTCCTGCGAGAACCccaagtgcggcggcggcggcggcggcggaggcaagtGCGGCGCGTTCCATATGTCggccacgtcgtcgccgccgtccgggTGCTCGTCGTCGTGCGTGACGGgttgctcgtcgtcgtcggaggggGTGAAGGTGTTCAGGCTCGACAAGACGGCGTTCACGTACCGCGACATCGTGGCGGCGACCAGCGGCTTCTCCGACGACCGCGTGGTCGGGCGTGGCGGCTACGGCGTGGTGTACCGCGGCGTGCTCCCCGACGGCCGCGACGTGGCGGTCAAGAAGCTCGCGAGGCTCcgcgactgcggcggcggcggcggcggcgaggacagcGGCGAGCGCGAGTTCCGCGCCGAGATGGAGGTGCTCGCCGACCGGATGGGGTTCACGTGGCCGCACCCGAACCTGGTCACGCTCTACGGCTGGTGCCTCGCCGGCTCGGCCAAGATCCTGGTCTACGAGTACCTCGACGGCGGCAACCTGGAGTCCCTCATCGGCGACCACGCCgcgttcgggcggcggcggcggctggacgcGGCCATCGGCGTGGCGCGCGCGCTGGTGTTCCTGCACCACGAGTGCCGCCCCGCCGTGGTGCACCGCGACGTGAAGGCCAGCAACGTGCTCCtcggccgcgacggcggcgtcaaGGTGACGGACTTCGGGCTGGCCAGGGTGGTCCGCCCCGGCGACACCCACGTCAGCACGATGGTGGCCGGCACGGTGGGGTACGTGGCGCCGGAGTACGGGCAGACGTGGCGCGCCACGACCAAGGGCGACGTGTACAGCTACGGCGTGCTGCTCATGGAGCTCGCCACGGGGCGgcgcgccgtcgacggcggcgaggaggagtgCCTGGTCGAGTGGAGCCGGAGGATGGCCCAGGAGGGGTggccggcgagggaggcggcggcgtcgagcggcGCGGTGCTCTGGGACATGCTCATGCTCGGCATGCGGTGCACCGCCGACTCGCCGCAGGAGCGGCCGGACATGCCGGACGTGCTCGCCGCCTTACTCGACATCGCcgggtccggcggcggcggcgagtaa